A stretch of Pseudomonas sp. CCC3.1 DNA encodes these proteins:
- a CDS encoding FKBP-type peptidyl-prolyl cis-trans isomerase, producing the protein MKQHRLAAAVALVSLVLAGCDSQTSVELKTPAQKASYGIGLNMGKSLAQEGMDDLDSKAVALGIEDAVGKKDQKLKDDELIEAFAALQKRAEERLAKMSDEASAAGKKFLEENAKKAGVVTTASGLQYEVIKKADGPQPKATDVVTVHYEGKLIDGKVFDSSVERGSPIDLPVSGVIPGWVEGLQLMHVGEKYKLYIPSELAYGAQSPSPAIPANSVLVFDLELLGIKDPAKPEQDAAK; encoded by the coding sequence ATGAAACAGCATCGGTTGGCGGCAGCTGTGGCTCTGGTAAGCCTGGTACTGGCGGGTTGCGATTCGCAGACCAGCGTAGAGCTGAAAACCCCGGCACAAAAAGCCTCTTACGGCATTGGCCTGAACATGGGCAAAAGCTTGGCTCAAGAAGGCATGGATGATCTGGATTCCAAAGCCGTAGCCCTGGGCATCGAAGATGCCGTTGGCAAAAAAGATCAAAAGCTCAAGGATGACGAGCTGATTGAAGCGTTCGCCGCCCTGCAAAAGCGTGCTGAAGAACGTCTGGCCAAAATGAGCGACGAAGCGTCTGCTGCTGGCAAGAAATTCCTCGAAGAAAACGCCAAGAAAGCGGGCGTTGTTACCACCGCTTCTGGCCTGCAATACGAAGTGATCAAAAAGGCCGATGGTCCTCAGCCAAAAGCCACCGACGTAGTGACTGTTCACTACGAAGGCAAGCTGATCGACGGCAAAGTGTTTGACAGCTCGGTAGAACGTGGCAGCCCGATTGATCTGCCGGTGAGCGGCGTGATTCCGGGTTGGGTTGAAGGTCTGCAACTGATGCACGTAGGCGAGAAGTACAAGCTGTACATCCCTAGCGAGCTGGCTTACGGCGCACAAAGCCCAAGCCCGGCAATCCCGGCCAACTCGGTGCTGGTATTCGACCTGGAACTGCTGGGCATCAAAGACCCTGCAAAACCTGAGCAAGATGCTGCCAAATAA
- a CDS encoding NAD(P)H-quinone oxidoreductase, producing the protein MKALQGVEGQVTWVEEPSPSCDVGQIRIRVAAAGLNRADLLQSAGLYPPPPGASKMLGLECSGVISEVGPGSSWQVGDRVCALLAGGGMAEEVVVDARHALPVPEGLSLIEAAALPEVYSTAWLNLFQLAALKPGEKVLLHAGASGVGSAAIQLCKAFGSPCWVTVGSAERLAYCEALGAQGGAVRGEGLDSLKALGPFDVVLDPVGANYVESNLKLLALDGRWVLIGLMGGRKAELDLALVLGKRIQLLGSTLRSRDDQFKADLLSDLGQQVWPLFNEGRLSPQLAKTFPIAEAQAAFDELAGNQVSGKLVLVIDASLV; encoded by the coding sequence GTGAAAGCATTGCAAGGCGTTGAAGGGCAAGTGACATGGGTTGAAGAGCCAAGCCCAAGCTGCGATGTAGGGCAAATTCGGATTCGTGTGGCAGCTGCGGGGTTGAATCGCGCCGATCTGCTGCAAAGTGCGGGCTTGTATCCGCCACCGCCGGGCGCCAGCAAAATGCTGGGGCTGGAGTGTTCAGGGGTGATCAGTGAAGTCGGTCCGGGCTCTTCCTGGCAGGTCGGCGACCGCGTGTGCGCGCTGTTAGCGGGCGGCGGTATGGCCGAAGAGGTGGTCGTGGATGCGCGTCACGCCTTGCCGGTGCCTGAAGGTTTGTCGCTGATTGAAGCGGCGGCATTACCCGAGGTGTACAGCACGGCATGGTTAAACCTGTTTCAACTGGCTGCGTTAAAGCCGGGCGAAAAAGTGTTGTTGCACGCTGGAGCGAGTGGAGTTGGTTCAGCGGCCATTCAGCTGTGCAAGGCGTTTGGCAGCCCGTGTTGGGTGACGGTAGGGTCGGCAGAGCGTTTGGCGTATTGCGAGGCGTTGGGTGCACAGGGTGGAGCTGTGCGTGGCGAGGGGCTGGACAGCCTCAAGGCGCTGGGGCCGTTTGACGTAGTGCTGGACCCGGTGGGCGCCAATTATGTGGAGTCCAACCTCAAATTGCTGGCGCTGGATGGGCGCTGGGTCTTGATTGGCTTGATGGGTGGGCGCAAAGCCGAGCTGGATCTGGCGTTGGTGCTGGGCAAGCGAATCCAGTTGCTGGGTTCGACCTTGCGCAGCCGCGATGACCAGTTCAAGGCAGATTTGTTGAGTGATCTGGGTCAGCAGGTCTGGCCGTTGTTCAACGAAGGCCGTTTAAGCCCGCAGTTGGCCAAGACCTTCCCGATTGCAGAGGCGCAAGCGGCGTTTGACGAACTGGCTGGCAATCAAGTGTCGGGCAAGCTGGTGTTGGTGATCGACGCGAGTCTGGTTTAA
- a CDS encoding HAD family hydrolase: MALAIFDLDETLIHGDCATLWSEQMGRLGWVDPESFMQRNDELMLAYSQGQLKMEDYMAFSLEPLVGRTPEEVEHLVGPWVEDFIEPIIFSDATKTIAAHRKAGDRILVISASGVHLVKPIAERLGIDEVLGIELDVAHGFYTGKTVGTLTYREGKIIRLLEWMDEQEENLEGAIFYSDSRNDLPLLLKVDYPHVVNPDPVLREHAEKAGWPIHHWK, encoded by the coding sequence ATGGCCCTGGCAATTTTTGATCTGGATGAAACCTTGATCCACGGCGACTGCGCCACCCTGTGGAGCGAGCAAATGGGCCGCTTGGGCTGGGTCGACCCCGAGTCGTTCATGCAGCGTAACGACGAGCTGATGCTCGCCTACAGTCAAGGCCAGTTGAAGATGGAAGACTACATGGCCTTCAGCCTGGAGCCCTTGGTGGGCCGCACGCCTGAAGAAGTCGAGCATTTGGTCGGCCCATGGGTTGAGGACTTCATCGAGCCGATCATTTTCAGTGATGCGACCAAAACCATCGCTGCGCACCGCAAGGCAGGCGATCGCATTCTGGTTATTTCGGCGTCGGGCGTGCATTTGGTCAAACCGATTGCCGAGCGTCTGGGCATTGATGAAGTGCTGGGCATTGAGCTGGATGTGGCCCATGGTTTTTACACGGGCAAAACCGTCGGAACCCTGACCTACCGCGAAGGCAAAATCATCCGCCTGCTGGAGTGGATGGACGAGCAAGAAGAAAACCTCGAAGGCGCGATTTTTTACTCCGACTCTCGCAACGACTTGCCGTTGCTGCTCAAAGTGGATTACCCACACGTGGTCAATCCGGACCCAGTGTTACGTGAACACGCTGAAAAGGCCGGGTGGCCAATTCATCACTGGAAGTAA
- a CDS encoding helix-turn-helix transcriptional regulator, whose protein sequence is MDLQIIKRNGEPEYAVLSWDSYQALLKAAGLNDPVAALTATPTPEPERQPPEPVQALPGLDQLRGLREDKGLALEVLARTVGISPSYLGMIETGERLPDLAIRRSLAWELGVAGWREAS, encoded by the coding sequence ATGGATCTTCAAATTATCAAGCGTAATGGTGAACCCGAATACGCGGTTCTCTCATGGGACAGCTACCAGGCGCTCTTAAAGGCCGCAGGTTTAAATGATCCGGTAGCTGCGCTTACGGCAACACCCACGCCTGAACCTGAGCGACAGCCGCCAGAGCCCGTGCAGGCATTGCCCGGGCTCGATCAGTTGCGCGGCTTGCGCGAGGACAAGGGATTGGCCCTGGAGGTGCTGGCGCGCACGGTAGGCATCAGCCCTTCGTACCTTGGAATGATCGAAACCGGTGAACGTCTGCCGGATCTTGCCATTCGCCGTAGCCTGGCTTGGGAGCTGGGTGTTGCGGGCTGGAGGGAAGCCTCATGA
- a CDS encoding carboxy terminal-processing peptidase: MKHLFPSTALALFIGLGVLPFSATTFAANSWDNLQPDRDEVIASLNVVELLKRHHYSKPPLDDARSAIIYDSYLKLLDPSRSYFLASDIAEFDKWKFQFDDFLKSGDLNPGFTMYKRYLDRVKARLDFALAELNKGVDSFDFTAKETLQIDRKDAPWLKTEAELNDLWRKRIKDEVLRLKIAGKEPSKIQELLTKRYKNQLARLEQTRSEDIFQAYINTFAMSYDPHTNYLSPDNAENFDINMSLSLEGIGAVLQSDNDQVKVVRLVPAGPADKTKQVAPADKIIGVAQGDKEMVDVIGWRLDEVVKLIRGPKGSVVRLEVIPASNAPNDQTSKIVSITREAVKLEEQAAKKSILNLKQDGKDYKLGVIEIPAFYLDFKAFRAGDPNYKSTTRDVKKLLTELQKEKVDGVIIDLRNNGGGSLQEATELTSLFIDKGPTVLVRNADGKVDVLEDENPGAFYKGPMALLVNRLSASASEIFAGAMQDYHRALIIGGQTFGKGTVQTIQPLNHGELKLTLAKFYRVSGQSTQHQGVLPDVAFPSIIDTKEIGESALPEAMPWDTIRPAIKPAADPFKPFLAQLKAEHDARVAKDAEFIFIRDKLALADKLMAEKTVSLNEAERRAQHADIDAKQLVMENARRQAKGEAPLKEMKKEDEDALPVEPEKTKPEDDAYLSETGRILLDYLKLNSQVAKK; this comes from the coding sequence ATGAAGCATTTATTCCCTAGCACCGCACTTGCCCTCTTCATTGGCTTAGGCGTTTTGCCGTTCTCGGCCACTACGTTCGCCGCTAACAGTTGGGATAACCTTCAGCCAGATCGTGATGAGGTAATTGCCAGTCTTAACGTCGTTGAGCTGCTCAAACGCCATCATTACAGCAAGCCGCCACTGGATGATGCGCGCTCCGCGATCATCTATGACAGCTACCTGAAGCTGCTCGACCCCTCGCGCAGCTACTTTCTGGCCAGTGACATCGCCGAATTCGACAAATGGAAATTCCAGTTTGACGATTTCCTCAAGAGCGGCGATCTCAATCCCGGCTTTACCATGTACAAGCGCTACCTGGACCGCGTGAAAGCGCGCCTGGACTTCGCACTTGCCGAGTTGAACAAAGGCGTTGATTCGTTCGACTTCACGGCCAAGGAAACCTTGCAGATCGATCGCAAGGACGCGCCGTGGCTCAAGACAGAAGCCGAACTCAATGACCTGTGGCGCAAACGCATCAAGGACGAAGTCCTGCGTCTGAAAATCGCTGGCAAAGAGCCTTCGAAAATTCAGGAACTGCTGACCAAGCGCTACAAGAACCAATTGGCGCGCCTGGAGCAGACCCGCAGCGAAGACATCTTCCAGGCGTATATCAACACCTTCGCCATGTCTTACGATCCGCACACCAACTATCTGTCGCCAGATAACGCGGAAAACTTCGACATCAACATGAGCCTGTCGCTGGAAGGCATTGGCGCCGTGTTGCAGAGCGATAACGACCAAGTGAAGGTTGTGCGTCTGGTGCCAGCAGGCCCGGCCGACAAAACCAAGCAGGTCGCTCCGGCTGACAAGATCATCGGCGTTGCCCAGGGCGACAAAGAAATGGTCGACGTGATCGGCTGGCGCCTGGACGAAGTGGTCAAGCTGATTCGTGGCCCTAAAGGCTCTGTGGTGCGCCTGGAAGTGATTCCGGCGAGCAACGCGCCTAACGACCAGACCAGCAAAATTGTGTCCATCACCCGTGAAGCGGTGAAGCTTGAAGAACAGGCGGCGAAAAAATCGATCCTGAACCTCAAGCAAGATGGCAAGGACTACAAACTGGGCGTGATTGAAATCCCGGCGTTCTACCTGGACTTCAAAGCGTTCCGCGCTGGCGACCCGAACTACAAGAGCACCACCCGCGACGTTAAAAAGCTGCTGACCGAGTTGCAGAAAGAAAAAGTCGATGGCGTGATTATCGACCTGCGCAACAACGGCGGTGGTTCGTTGCAGGAAGCGACCGAGCTGACCAGTCTGTTTATCGACAAGGGTCCAACGGTGCTGGTGCGTAACGCTGACGGCAAAGTCGACGTACTCGAAGACGAAAACCCGGGCGCGTTCTACAAAGGCCCGATGGCGTTGCTGGTCAACCGTTTGTCGGCGTCAGCGTCGGAGATTTTTGCCGGGGCCATGCAGGACTACCACCGTGCGCTGATCATTGGCGGCCAGACGTTCGGCAAAGGGACGGTGCAAACCATCCAGCCACTGAACCACGGCGAGCTGAAACTGACACTGGCCAAGTTCTATCGGGTGTCCGGCCAGAGCACCCAGCATCAGGGCGTACTGCCTGACGTCGCGTTCCCGTCGATCATCGACACCAAGGAAATCGGTGAAAGCGCGCTGCCAGAGGCCATGCCGTGGGACACCATTCGTCCTGCGATCAAGCCTGCGGCAGACCCGTTCAAGCCGTTCCTGGCGCAACTCAAGGCTGAGCACGATGCACGTGTGGCTAAAGATGCCGAGTTCATCTTTATTCGCGACAAGCTGGCCTTGGCCGACAAACTGATGGCCGAGAAGACCGTCAGCCTCAACGAGGCAGAGCGTCGTGCCCAGCACGCCGACATCGATGCCAAGCAGTTGGTGATGGAAAACGCCCGCCGTCAGGCCAAAGGCGAAGCACCGCTCAAGGAAATGAAGAAAGAAGACGAAGATGCACTGCCGGTCGAGCCTGAAAAGACCAAGCCGGAAGATGACGCCTACCTGAGTGAAACCGGGCGGATTCTGCTGGACTACCTCAAGCTCAACTCGCAAGTGGCCAAAAAGTAA